A genomic region of Runella rosea contains the following coding sequences:
- the mdh gene encoding malate dehydrogenase, whose product MKITVVGAGAVGATCADNIARRQLAQEVVLLDIKEGLSEGKALDMFQTATLNGFDTKITGSTNDYEKTKGSEVVVITSGIPRKPGMTREELIGINAGIVKGVAENILKYSPKAIIIIVSNPMDTMTYLAFKELGLPKKRIIGMGGILDSARFKTYLSMAMNVSPNDLHGMVIGGHGDTTMIPLTRLATYNGIPVSRFLSEEKLQQVAADTMVGGATLTKLIGTSAWYAPGAAVATLVESIVRDQKRIFPCSVYLNGEYGQKDICLGVPVVIGAGGWEKIISLRLSEAEKATFAKSADAVRTMNNVLSTM is encoded by the coding sequence ATGAAAATTACCGTAGTAGGAGCAGGGGCAGTAGGCGCAACCTGCGCTGACAACATCGCTCGCCGTCAGTTGGCTCAGGAAGTAGTATTGCTCGACATCAAAGAAGGCTTGTCGGAAGGAAAAGCCCTTGATATGTTTCAAACCGCTACTTTGAACGGATTCGATACCAAAATCACTGGTTCGACCAACGACTATGAAAAAACCAAAGGTTCGGAAGTAGTAGTAATCACTTCAGGAATTCCGCGCAAGCCCGGCATGACGCGCGAAGAACTCATTGGAATCAACGCGGGTATCGTAAAGGGAGTGGCCGAAAATATTCTGAAATATTCGCCTAAAGCGATCATCATCATCGTTTCCAACCCAATGGATACCATGACGTATCTAGCATTTAAAGAATTGGGATTGCCTAAAAAACGCATCATCGGAATGGGTGGTATTTTGGACAGCGCACGTTTCAAAACCTACTTATCAATGGCGATGAACGTATCTCCTAATGACCTTCACGGAATGGTAATCGGCGGTCACGGTGACACCACCATGATCCCTTTGACCCGTTTGGCTACCTACAACGGTATTCCAGTAAGCCGTTTCTTATCCGAAGAAAAACTACAGCAAGTAGCAGCCGACACCATGGTGGGGGGTGCTACCCTGACTAAATTGATTGGTACTTCAGCTTGGTACGCCCCAGGTGCGGCGGTAGCTACGTTGGTAGAAAGTATCGTTCGTGACCAAAAGCGCATTTTCCCTTGTTCAGTATATCTTAATGGTGAATATGGCCAAAAAGACATTTGTCTAGGTGTTCCAGTAGTAATCGGTGCTGGCGGTTGGGAAAAAATCATTAGCCTACGTTTGAGCGAAGCTGAAAAAGCAACGTTTGCCAAATCGGCCGATGCCGTTCGTACGATGAACAACGTACTTTCAACGATGTAA
- a CDS encoding glutathionylspermidine synthase family protein, giving the protein MINTRYLNNSPEVQLRNVGWDWMLGADTLPYLTNEAVTVKTYEADAYYNAANELYEIYAEAAQHAIDRNLWKEMGIPESLIELIKLTWEDDRHWHIYGRFDLAGGVSREPIKLIEFNADTATCIPETAVVQWAHLKANHMDESKQFNNVYEALKEQFAELRRRNMHLTPTLLFSTMRDAPEDDTNVAVLGEAAREAGFDVEFSYMDEVEFTATEGIFKQNPKNGKFEQFDFWFKLVPWEYIGYDEPELAELLTKIVKNGKAVIINPAYTLLFQSKYILKLLWDLYPNHPLLLPTTAQPLPNKVSVEKVLFGREGANVRILETNGTVITAAEGDYGDYEKIYQEYVEFPRDALGQRYQAGVFWAGDACGLGYRRGGKIIDNTAQFVGHLVE; this is encoded by the coding sequence ATGATCAACACAAGATATTTGAATAACAGTCCCGAAGTCCAACTGCGCAATGTAGGCTGGGATTGGATGCTCGGGGCGGACACATTACCTTACCTCACCAACGAGGCAGTCACGGTGAAAACCTACGAAGCAGACGCTTATTACAATGCCGCCAATGAACTGTATGAAATTTATGCAGAGGCCGCCCAACACGCCATTGACCGCAATCTATGGAAAGAAATGGGTATTCCTGAAAGTCTTATTGAATTGATAAAACTGACGTGGGAAGACGACCGTCATTGGCATATCTATGGGCGTTTTGACTTGGCGGGAGGCGTAAGCAGAGAACCCATCAAACTCATTGAGTTCAACGCCGACACCGCTACCTGCATTCCCGAAACGGCTGTAGTTCAGTGGGCGCACCTAAAGGCCAATCACATGGATGAAAGCAAGCAGTTCAACAATGTGTATGAGGCCTTGAAAGAGCAGTTTGCCGAGCTTCGCCGCCGCAATATGCACCTCACGCCCACGCTGCTGTTCTCAACTATGCGCGATGCCCCCGAAGACGACACCAACGTGGCGGTACTCGGCGAGGCGGCCCGCGAAGCGGGATTCGACGTTGAATTCAGCTACATGGATGAAGTGGAATTTACGGCCACCGAAGGGATTTTCAAGCAAAACCCCAAAAACGGAAAATTTGAGCAATTTGACTTTTGGTTTAAGCTCGTGCCCTGGGAATACATCGGCTACGACGAGCCTGAATTAGCGGAATTATTAACAAAAATCGTTAAAAACGGCAAAGCGGTCATTATCAACCCTGCGTATACGCTGCTGTTTCAATCAAAATATATCCTAAAATTGTTGTGGGATCTGTACCCCAACCACCCGCTTTTGTTGCCTACTACGGCCCAGCCGCTTCCCAATAAAGTAAGCGTAGAAAAGGTTCTCTTTGGCCGCGAAGGTGCCAACGTACGCATTCTGGAAACCAACGGCACGGTCATCACGGCCGCCGAGGGCGACTACGGAGATTATGAAAAAATCTATCAGGAATACGTAGAGTTCCCGCGCGACGCCCTCGGTCAACGCTATCAAGCCGGTGTGTTTTGGGCAGGCGACGCCTGCGGTCTGGGCTATCGTCGTGGCGGAAAAATCATTGACAATACCGCCCAGTTTGTGGGGCATTTAGTGGAGTGA